The following are encoded in a window of Dysidea avara chromosome 4, odDysAvar1.4, whole genome shotgun sequence genomic DNA:
- the LOC136253438 gene encoding uncharacterized protein isoform X2, whose protein sequence is MVQMHGFDDNMIGDADITNDNGGNDDIRMGDVEDTDDDSALDTLLHAMETVEACSATINGDTDGDTRRVLIEQNDEREIQIGDVQVPPKMHKKGRPKGNGLKVIGLPKKVKGTSTKPTTFLKKSQWEKSKLMLSWFVDDEKVTDALHNNILIEEEDVEVQPECVPMKYLDENVCMSRVRRYFTNDAWELAESVMATISKRQVWLCSSSWNWVLVIASCVKVAWSGVLARKSHQSRKSGFVGDATSCNSILLLTW, encoded by the exons ATGGTTCAG ATGCATGGATTTGATGATAATATGATTGGTGATGCTGACATTACAAATGACAATG GTGGAAATGATGATATTAGAATGGGTGATGTTGAGGATACAGATGATGATTCAGCACTCGATACATTACTTCACGCTATGGAAACAGTTGAAGCATGTT CTGCAACAATTAATGGAGACACTGATGGCGATACCAGGAGGGTACTAATTGAGCAAAATGATGAAA GAGAAATACAGATTGGTGATGTTCAGGTGCCCCCAAAGATGCATAAGAAGGGCAGGCCAAAAGGCAATGGACTAAAAGTCATTGGTTTACCTAAAAAGGTAAAAGGAACCAGTACCAAACCAACAACTTTTTTGAAGAAGTCTCAGTGGGAGAAAAGCAAAT TAATGCTGAGCTGGTTTGTGGATGATGAAAAAGTGACGGATGCATTACATAACAATATATTGATTGAAGAGGAAGATGTAGAAGTTCAGCCAGAATGTGTACCGATGAAATACCTTGATGAAAACGTATGCATGAGTAGAGTGAGAAGATACTTTACAAATGATGCTTGGGAGTTAGCTGAGAGTGTTATGGCCACGATAAGCAAAAGGCAAGTGTGGCTGTGCTCAAGTAGCTGGAATTGGGTACTAGTGATAGCATCGTGTGTGAAAGTTGCTTGGAGTGGTGTGTTGGCTAGAAAAAGCCACCAAAGTAGAAAGAGTGGTTTTGTCGGAGATGCTACTTCATGTAACTCAATTCTTTTGTTAACTTGGTGA
- the LOC136253438 gene encoding uncharacterized protein isoform X3: MRKPFTTYVVPSNSGFLDHVMYVCFEGEIQIGDVQVPPKMHKKGRPKGNGLKVIGLPKKVKGTSTKPTTFLKKSQWEKSKLMLSWFVDDEKVTDALHNNILIEEEDVEVQPECVPMKYLDENVCMSRVRRYFTNDAWELAESVMATISKRQVWLCSSSWNWVLVIASCVKVAWSGVLARKSHQSRKSGFVGDATSCNSILLLTW; encoded by the exons ATGAGGAAGCCATTCACAACATACGTTGTGCCATCCAATTCCGGATTCTTAGACCATGTCATGTATGTATGCTTTGAAG GAGAAATACAGATTGGTGATGTTCAGGTGCCCCCAAAGATGCATAAGAAGGGCAGGCCAAAAGGCAATGGACTAAAAGTCATTGGTTTACCTAAAAAGGTAAAAGGAACCAGTACCAAACCAACAACTTTTTTGAAGAAGTCTCAGTGGGAGAAAAGCAAAT TAATGCTGAGCTGGTTTGTGGATGATGAAAAAGTGACGGATGCATTACATAACAATATATTGATTGAAGAGGAAGATGTAGAAGTTCAGCCAGAATGTGTACCGATGAAATACCTTGATGAAAACGTATGCATGAGTAGAGTGAGAAGATACTTTACAAATGATGCTTGGGAGTTAGCTGAGAGTGTTATGGCCACGATAAGCAAAAGGCAAGTGTGGCTGTGCTCAAGTAGCTGGAATTGGGTACTAGTGATAGCATCGTGTGTGAAAGTTGCTTGGAGTGGTGTGTTGGCTAGAAAAAGCCACCAAAGTAGAAAGAGTGGTTTTGTCGGAGATGCTACTTCATGTAACTCAATTCTTTTGTTAACTTGGTGA
- the LOC136253438 gene encoding zinc finger SWIM domain-containing protein 3-like isoform X1 has product MHMPNQCHFGPEIKQQAVEMLDIKSNKKMLQNHLIHVTGKPVILKDLHNLYTKSKPKSKCDFQELVDAMRRMKDAVITTFVDGNNVLWAIFFQTLDMKNTFKSYPELLFIDATYKLNDLQIPLYVLLAVDGNGESEIVCLWIVQCEDKEIIASLLVEFKQHNDSRSLIKCVMSDKDMTERNVIKEHFPQANLLICLFHTMRTFKREISCDKLGISQSERTLCLELLTKMAYVQSETAYTTLYNEFRQSVPKIATDYFDDNWHGIREQWVDGLKNSWCNYLNRTTERNVLMPNLRALSPGTPE; this is encoded by the exons ATGCACATGCCAAACCAATGCCATTTTGGTCCAGAAATTAAACAACAAGCAGTTGAAATGTTGGATATAAAATCTAACAAAAAGATGTTGCAGAATCATCTAATTCATGTGACAGGAAAGCCAGTCATACTGAAGGATCTTCACAACCTGTATACTAAGTCAAAACCTAAgtcaaaatgtgattttcaggAATTGGTAGATGCAATGAGAAGAATGAAAG ATGCAGTCATAACAACGTTTGTTGATGGCAATAATGTGTTGTGGGCAATATTCTTTCAGACTCTTGACATGAAGAACACGTTCAAGTCATATCCAGAGCTACTATTCATAGATGCCACTTACAAGTTGAATGACTTGCAAATACCCCTATATGTTCTCTTGGCAGTTGACGGCAATGGAGAGAGTGAAATAGTCTGCTTGTGGATAGTGCAGTGTGAAGACAAAGAAATCATTGCAAGCTTGCTAGTTGAATTTAAACAGCATAATGACAGCCGGTCGCTAATCAAATGTGTGATGTCAGACAAAGATATGACAGAGAGGAATGTTATAAAAGAGCACTTTCCACAGGCAAACCTTTTAATTTGCCTTTTTCATACCATGCGCACATTCAAGCGAGAAATTTCATGTGATAAGCTGGGAATTTCACAGAGTGAAAGAACATTATGTTTAGAACTGTTGACGAAAATGGCCTATGTTCAAAGTGAAACAGCATACACTACACTGTACAATGAGTTTAGGCAAAGTGTGCCTAAGATTGCCACAGATTACTTTGATGATAACTGGCACGGCATCCGTGAACAGTGGGTAGATGGATTAAAAAATTCATGGTGCAACTACTTAAACAGGACAACAGAGCGGAACGTATTAATGCCAAACTTAAGAGCGTTATCACCAGGTACTCCAGAATGA